The Streptomyces sp. NBC_00344 genome includes a window with the following:
- the dxs gene encoding 1-deoxy-D-xylulose-5-phosphate synthase: MLARIKAPRDLDRLGPEQLEQLAAEIRTFLVGAVSKTGGHLGPNLGVVELTIALHRVFDSPKDRVLFDTGHQSYVHKLLTGRQDFGLLRTKGGLSGYPSRAESEHDFIENSHASTVLGWADGLAKANQVLRKDDHVVAVIGDGALTGGMAWEALNNIAAAKDRPLVIVVNDNERSYAPTIGGLANHLATLRTTDGYERFLARGKDLLERTPVVGRPLYETLHGAKKGLKDFIAPQGMFEDLGLKYVGPIDGHDIEALESALERAKGFGGPVIVHCITEKGRGYQPAEQDEADHFHGIGPIHPDTGLPIKAAAASWTSVFGDEMVKLGREREDIVAITAAMLQPVGLAKFAKEFPGRVYDVGIAEQHAAVSAAGLATGGLHPVFAVYATFLNRAFDQLLMDVALHKCGVTFVLDRAGVTGDDGASHNGMWDMSILQCVPTLRIAAPRDAEQVRAQLREAVRVEDAPTVVRYSKGVVGPAVPAVGRIGGMDVLRRAGTDKPDVLLVSVGALAPMCLEIAELLNKQGITSTVVDPRWVKPVDEALAPLAEQHRVVVTVEDNSRAGGVGSAVAQALRDAGVDVPLRDFGIPPRFLDHASRKQILAEIGLTAPDIARQVTGLVAKIDGRYDSESAGAAEPARD; this comes from the coding sequence CTGCTGGCCCGCATCAAGGCACCGCGCGATCTGGACCGGCTCGGCCCTGAGCAGCTGGAACAGCTGGCCGCGGAGATCCGCACCTTCCTTGTCGGCGCCGTGTCCAAGACCGGAGGCCACCTCGGCCCGAACCTCGGTGTCGTCGAGCTGACGATCGCCCTGCACCGCGTCTTCGACTCGCCGAAGGACCGGGTGCTCTTCGACACAGGGCACCAGAGCTATGTGCACAAGCTGCTCACCGGCCGGCAGGACTTCGGACTGCTGCGCACCAAGGGCGGCCTTTCCGGCTACCCCTCGCGTGCCGAGTCCGAGCACGACTTCATCGAGAACTCGCACGCCTCCACGGTGCTGGGCTGGGCCGACGGCCTCGCCAAGGCCAATCAGGTGCTCAGGAAGGACGACCATGTCGTCGCGGTGATCGGTGACGGCGCGCTCACCGGCGGTATGGCCTGGGAGGCGCTCAACAACATCGCCGCCGCCAAGGACCGCCCGCTGGTGATCGTGGTGAACGACAACGAGCGCTCCTACGCGCCGACCATCGGCGGCCTCGCCAACCACCTCGCCACCTTGCGCACCACCGACGGCTACGAGCGGTTCCTGGCCCGTGGCAAGGACCTCCTGGAGCGCACACCGGTCGTCGGCAGGCCGCTGTACGAGACGCTCCACGGCGCCAAGAAGGGCCTCAAGGACTTCATCGCCCCGCAGGGCATGTTCGAGGACCTCGGGCTGAAGTACGTGGGACCGATCGACGGCCACGACATCGAGGCCCTGGAGTCCGCGCTGGAGCGCGCCAAGGGCTTCGGCGGTCCCGTCATCGTGCACTGCATCACGGAGAAGGGCCGGGGCTACCAGCCCGCAGAACAGGACGAGGCCGACCACTTCCACGGCATCGGCCCGATCCATCCGGACACCGGCCTGCCCATCAAGGCGGCGGCCGCCAGCTGGACCTCGGTGTTCGGCGACGAGATGGTCAAGCTCGGCCGGGAGCGTGAGGACATCGTCGCGATCACCGCGGCCATGCTCCAGCCGGTCGGCCTGGCCAAGTTCGCCAAGGAGTTCCCCGGCCGGGTCTATGACGTCGGGATCGCCGAGCAGCACGCTGCGGTCTCCGCCGCCGGCCTTGCCACCGGCGGGCTGCACCCGGTCTTCGCGGTCTACGCCACCTTCCTCAACCGTGCCTTCGACCAGCTGCTGATGGATGTGGCGCTGCACAAGTGCGGTGTCACCTTCGTCCTGGACCGGGCGGGTGTCACCGGGGACGACGGCGCCTCGCACAACGGCATGTGGGACATGTCCATCCTGCAGTGCGTCCCGACACTGCGGATCGCGGCCCCGCGCGACGCCGAGCAGGTGCGTGCCCAGCTGCGCGAGGCGGTACGGGTCGAGGACGCGCCGACCGTGGTGCGCTACTCGAAGGGCGTGGTCGGCCCGGCCGTCCCCGCCGTGGGCCGGATCGGTGGCATGGATGTGCTGCGCCGTGCGGGTACCGACAAGCCGGACGTCCTGCTCGTCTCGGTGGGCGCGCTCGCCCCGATGTGCCTGGAGATCGCCGAACTGCTGAACAAGCAGGGCATCACGTCCACCGTGGTCGACCCCCGCTGGGTCAAGCCCGTCGACGAGGCACTTGCCCCGCTCGCCGAGCAGCACCGGGTCGTCGTGACGGTGGAGGACAACAGCCGGGCCGGAGGTGTCGGATCCGCCGTCGCGCAGGCGCTGCGGGACGCGGGGGTCGATGTACCGCTGCGCGACTTCGGTATTCCGCCGCGCTTCCTCGATCATGCGAGCCGTAAGCAGATCCTGGCCGAGATCGGGCTCACCGCCCCGGACATCGCCCGCCAGGTCACCGGTCTCGTCGCGAAGATCGACGGACGGTACGACAGCGAGTCCGCCGGGGCCGCGGAACCCGCTCGCGACTGA